Proteins co-encoded in one Callospermophilus lateralis isolate mCalLat2 chromosome 2, mCalLat2.hap1, whole genome shotgun sequence genomic window:
- the Men1 gene encoding menin isoform X2 — translation MGLKAAQKTLFPLRSIDDVVRLFAAELGREEPDLVLLSLVLGFVEHFLAVNRVIPTNVPELTFQPSPAPDPPGGLTYFPVADLSIIAALYARFTAQIRGAVDLSLYPREGGVSSRELVKKVSDVIWNSLSRSYFKDRAHIQSLFSFITGTKLDSSGVAFAVVGACQALGLRDVHLALSEDHAWVVFGPNGEQTAEVTWHGKGNEDRRGQTVNAGVAERSWLYLKGSYMRCDRKMEVAFMVCAINPSIDLHTDSLELLQLQQKLLWLLYDLGHLERYPMALGNLADLEELEPTPGRPDPLTLYHKGIASAKTYYRDEHIYPYMYLAGYHCRNRNVREALQAWADTATVIQDYNYCREDEEIYKEFFEVANDVIPNLLKEAASLLEAGEERPGEQSQGTQSQGSALQDPECFAHLLRFYDGICKWEEGSPTPVLHVGWATFLVQSLGRFEGQVRQKVHIVSRDAEAAEAEEPWGEEAREGRRRGPRRESKPEEPPPPKKPALDKGPGSGQGAGSGPPRKPPGTVPSTARGPEGGSAAQGSTLPSSPPPEGPVLTFQSEKMKGMKELLVATKINSSAIKLQLTAQSQVQMKKQKVSTPSDYTLSFLKRQRKGL, via the exons ATGGGGCTGAAGGCCGCCCAGAAGACGCTGTTCCCGCTGCGCTCCATCGACGATGTGGTGCGCCTGTTTGCTGCCGAGCTGGGCCGAGAAGAGCCAGACCTGGTGCTCCTCTCCTTGGTACTGGGCTTTGTGGAGCATTTTCTGGCTGTCAACCGCGTCATCCCCACCAACGTGCCCGAGCTCACCTTTCAGCCCAGTCCTGCGCCCGACCCTCCTGGTGGCCTCACCTACTTCCCGGTGGCCGACCTATCCATCATCGCTGCCCTCTATGCCCGCTTCACTGCCCAGATCCGCGGCGCGGTTGACCTGTCGCTCTACCCGCGAGAGGGGGGCGTCTCCAGCCGGGAACTGGTGAAGAAGGTTTCGGATGTCATATGGAACAGCCTCAGCCGCTCATACTTCAAGGACCGGGCCCACATCCAGTCCCTCTTCAGCTTCATCACAG GTACTAAACTGGACAGCTCAGGTGtggcttttgcagtggtgggggcCTGCCAGGCCCTGGGTCTCCGGGATGTCCACCTGGCCCTGTCTGAGGATCACGCCTGGGTAGTGTTTGGGCCCAATGGGGAACAGACAGCCGAAGTCACCTGGCATGGCAAAGGCAACGAGGACCGCAGGGGCCAGACAGTCAACGCGGGTGTGGCAGAGCGG AGCTGGCTGTACCTGAAAGGATCATACATGCGCTGCGACCGCAAGATGGAAGTAGCCTTCATGGTTTGCGCCATCAACCCTTCCATTGACCTGCACACCGACTCCCTGGAGCTGCTGCAACTGCAGCAG AAGCTGCTGTGGCTGCTCTATGACCTGGGACATCTGGAAAG GTACCCCATGGCACTAGGGAACCTGGCAGATCTGGAGGAGCTGGAGCCCACCCCTGGCCGGCCAGACCCACTCACCCTCTACCACAAG GGCATTGCCTCAGCCAAGACCTACTACCGGGATGAGCACATCTACCCCTACATGTACCTGGCTGGCTATCACTGTCGCAACCGCAATGTGCGCGAAGCTCTGCAGGCCTGGGCAGACACGGCCACTGTCATCCAGGA CTACAACTACTGCCGGGAGGATGAGGAGATCTACAAGGAGTTCTTTGAGGTGGCCAATGATGTCATCCCCAACCTGCTGAAGGAGGCGGCCAGCTTGCTGGAGGCTGGCGAGGAGCggccaggggagcagagccag GGTACCCAGAGCCAGGGTTCTGCTCTCCAGGACCCTGAGTGCTTCGCCCACCTGTTGCGATTCTATGATGGCATCTGCAAATGGGAGGAGGGCAGCCCCACGCCTGTGCTACATGTGGGCTGGGCCACTTTCCTTGTGCAGTCCTTGGGTCGCTTCGAGGGACAG GTCCGGCAGAAGGTGCACATAGTGAGCCGAGATGCGGAGGCAGCAGAGGCTGAGGAGCCATGGGGTGAGGAAGCCAGAGAAGGCCGGCGGCGGGGCCCCCGGCGGGAGTCTAAGCCCGAGGAGCCACCACCGCCCAAGAAGCCTGCTCTGGACAAAGGCCCTGGCTCAGGCCAGGGTGCAGGGTCGGGACCTCCCCGAAAGCCCCCAGGTACAGTCCCCAGCACTGCGCGGGGTCCTGAAGGTGGCAGCGCAGCTCAGGGGTCAACTCTCCCGTCGTCACCCCCGCCGGAGGGCCCGGTGCTCACTTTCCAGAGCGAGAAGATGAAGGGCATGAAGGAGCTGCTCGTGGCCACCAAAATCAATTCGAGTGCCATCAAGCTGCAACTCACAGCGCAGTCACAAGTGCAGATGAAGAAGCAGAAGGTGTCCACACCCAGCGATTACACTCTTTCTTTCCTCAAGCGGCAGCGCAAGGGACTCTGA
- the Men1 gene encoding menin isoform X1 encodes MPPPAAMGLKAAQKTLFPLRSIDDVVRLFAAELGREEPDLVLLSLVLGFVEHFLAVNRVIPTNVPELTFQPSPAPDPPGGLTYFPVADLSIIAALYARFTAQIRGAVDLSLYPREGGVSSRELVKKVSDVIWNSLSRSYFKDRAHIQSLFSFITGTKLDSSGVAFAVVGACQALGLRDVHLALSEDHAWVVFGPNGEQTAEVTWHGKGNEDRRGQTVNAGVAERSWLYLKGSYMRCDRKMEVAFMVCAINPSIDLHTDSLELLQLQQKLLWLLYDLGHLERYPMALGNLADLEELEPTPGRPDPLTLYHKGIASAKTYYRDEHIYPYMYLAGYHCRNRNVREALQAWADTATVIQDYNYCREDEEIYKEFFEVANDVIPNLLKEAASLLEAGEERPGEQSQGTQSQGSALQDPECFAHLLRFYDGICKWEEGSPTPVLHVGWATFLVQSLGRFEGQVRQKVHIVSRDAEAAEAEEPWGEEAREGRRRGPRRESKPEEPPPPKKPALDKGPGSGQGAGSGPPRKPPGTVPSTARGPEGGSAAQGSTLPSSPPPEGPVLTFQSEKMKGMKELLVATKINSSAIKLQLTAQSQVQMKKQKVSTPSDYTLSFLKRQRKGL; translated from the exons AT GCCGCCGCCCGCCGCCATGGGGCTGAAGGCCGCCCAGAAGACGCTGTTCCCGCTGCGCTCCATCGACGATGTGGTGCGCCTGTTTGCTGCCGAGCTGGGCCGAGAAGAGCCAGACCTGGTGCTCCTCTCCTTGGTACTGGGCTTTGTGGAGCATTTTCTGGCTGTCAACCGCGTCATCCCCACCAACGTGCCCGAGCTCACCTTTCAGCCCAGTCCTGCGCCCGACCCTCCTGGTGGCCTCACCTACTTCCCGGTGGCCGACCTATCCATCATCGCTGCCCTCTATGCCCGCTTCACTGCCCAGATCCGCGGCGCGGTTGACCTGTCGCTCTACCCGCGAGAGGGGGGCGTCTCCAGCCGGGAACTGGTGAAGAAGGTTTCGGATGTCATATGGAACAGCCTCAGCCGCTCATACTTCAAGGACCGGGCCCACATCCAGTCCCTCTTCAGCTTCATCACAG GTACTAAACTGGACAGCTCAGGTGtggcttttgcagtggtgggggcCTGCCAGGCCCTGGGTCTCCGGGATGTCCACCTGGCCCTGTCTGAGGATCACGCCTGGGTAGTGTTTGGGCCCAATGGGGAACAGACAGCCGAAGTCACCTGGCATGGCAAAGGCAACGAGGACCGCAGGGGCCAGACAGTCAACGCGGGTGTGGCAGAGCGG AGCTGGCTGTACCTGAAAGGATCATACATGCGCTGCGACCGCAAGATGGAAGTAGCCTTCATGGTTTGCGCCATCAACCCTTCCATTGACCTGCACACCGACTCCCTGGAGCTGCTGCAACTGCAGCAG AAGCTGCTGTGGCTGCTCTATGACCTGGGACATCTGGAAAG GTACCCCATGGCACTAGGGAACCTGGCAGATCTGGAGGAGCTGGAGCCCACCCCTGGCCGGCCAGACCCACTCACCCTCTACCACAAG GGCATTGCCTCAGCCAAGACCTACTACCGGGATGAGCACATCTACCCCTACATGTACCTGGCTGGCTATCACTGTCGCAACCGCAATGTGCGCGAAGCTCTGCAGGCCTGGGCAGACACGGCCACTGTCATCCAGGA CTACAACTACTGCCGGGAGGATGAGGAGATCTACAAGGAGTTCTTTGAGGTGGCCAATGATGTCATCCCCAACCTGCTGAAGGAGGCGGCCAGCTTGCTGGAGGCTGGCGAGGAGCggccaggggagcagagccag GGTACCCAGAGCCAGGGTTCTGCTCTCCAGGACCCTGAGTGCTTCGCCCACCTGTTGCGATTCTATGATGGCATCTGCAAATGGGAGGAGGGCAGCCCCACGCCTGTGCTACATGTGGGCTGGGCCACTTTCCTTGTGCAGTCCTTGGGTCGCTTCGAGGGACAG GTCCGGCAGAAGGTGCACATAGTGAGCCGAGATGCGGAGGCAGCAGAGGCTGAGGAGCCATGGGGTGAGGAAGCCAGAGAAGGCCGGCGGCGGGGCCCCCGGCGGGAGTCTAAGCCCGAGGAGCCACCACCGCCCAAGAAGCCTGCTCTGGACAAAGGCCCTGGCTCAGGCCAGGGTGCAGGGTCGGGACCTCCCCGAAAGCCCCCAGGTACAGTCCCCAGCACTGCGCGGGGTCCTGAAGGTGGCAGCGCAGCTCAGGGGTCAACTCTCCCGTCGTCACCCCCGCCGGAGGGCCCGGTGCTCACTTTCCAGAGCGAGAAGATGAAGGGCATGAAGGAGCTGCTCGTGGCCACCAAAATCAATTCGAGTGCCATCAAGCTGCAACTCACAGCGCAGTCACAAGTGCAGATGAAGAAGCAGAAGGTGTCCACACCCAGCGATTACACTCTTTCTTTCCTCAAGCGGCAGCGCAAGGGACTCTGA
- the Map4k2 gene encoding mitogen-activated protein kinase kinase kinase kinase 2 isoform X1 — MALLRDVSLQDPRDRFELLQRVGAGTYGDVYKARDTVTSELAAVKIVKLDPGDDISSLQQEITILRECRHPNVVAYIGSYLRNDRLWICMEFCGGGSLQEIYHATGPLEERQIAYVCREALKGLHHLHSQGKIHRDIKGANLLLTLQGDVKLADFGVSGELTASVAKRKSFIGTPYWMAPEVAAVERKGGYNELCDVWALGITAIELGELQPPLFHLHPMRALMLMSKSSFQPPKLRDKTRWTQNFHHFLKLALTKNPKKRPTAEKLLQHPFTTQHLPRALLTQLLDKASDPHLGTPSPEDCELETYDMFPDTIHSRGQHGPAERTPSEIQFHQVKFGAPRRKETDPLNEPWEEEWTLLGKEELSGSLLQSVQEALEERSLTIRPASELQELDSPDNAMGTIKRAPFLGLPPTEPTVEAPLPSPPGTLALVPPGPGSPPLLPTAWATMKQQEDPERSSCHGLPPTPKVHMGACFSKVFNGCPLRIHAAVTWIHPVTRDQFLVVGAEEGIYTLNLHELHEDTLEKLISHRCSWLYCVNNVLLSLSGKSTHIWAHDLPGLFEQRRLQQQAPLSIPANRLTQRIIPRRFALSTKIPDTKGCLQCRVVRNPYTGATFLLAALPSSLLLLQWYEPLQKFLLLKNFSSPLPSPAAMLEPLVLEGKELPQVCVGAEGPVGPGCRVLFHILPLEAGLTPDILIPPEGIPGPAQQVIQVDRDTVLVSFERCVRIVNLQGEPTATLAPELTFDFPIETVVCLQDSVLAFWSHGMQGRSLDTNEVTQEITDETRIFRVLGAHRDIILESIPTDNPGAHSNLYILTGHQSSY; from the exons ATGGCGCTGCTGCGGGATGTGTCGCTGCAGGATCCGCGGGACCGCTTCGAGCTGCTGCAACGCGTGGGGGCCGGGACCTATGGCGACGTGTACAAG GCCCGCGACACCGTCACGTCGGAACTGGCCGCCGTGAAGATCGTCAAGCTAGACCCAG GGGACGACATCAGTTCCCTCCAGCAGGAAATCACCATCCTTCGTGAGTGCCGCCACCCCAATGTGGTGGCCTACATTGGCAGCTACCTCAG GAATGACCGCTTGTGGATCTGCATGGAGTTCTGCGGAGGGGGGTCTCTGCAGGAGATTTACCACG CCACTGGGCCCCTAGAAGAACGGCAGATTGCATATGTCTGCCGAGAGGCACTGAAG GGACTCCACCACTTGCATTCTCAGGGGAagatccacagagacatcaag GGAGCCAACCTTCTCCTCACTCTCCAGGGAGATGTCAAGCTGG CTGACTTCGGGGTGTCGGGCGAGCTGACGGCATCTGTGGCCAAGAGGAAGTCTTTCATTGGGACTCCGTACTG GATGGCTCCAGAGGTGGCAGCGGTGGAGCGCAAGGGTGGCTACAATGAGCTGTGTGATGTCTGGGCCCTGGGCATCACTGCCATTGAGCTGGGCGAGCTGCAGCCGCCCCTCTTCCATCTGCACCCCATGAG GGCCTTAATGCTCATGTCAAAGAGCAGCTTTCAGCCACCCAAGCTGAGAGACAAGACACGCTG GACCCAGAATTTCCACCATTTCCTCAAGCTGGCCTTAACCAAGAACCCCAAGAAGAGGCCAACGGCTGAGAAGCTTCTGCAG CACCCATTCACAACCCAGCACCTCCCACGGGCCCTCCTCACACAGCTCTTGGACAAGGCCAGTGACCCCCACCTAGGAACCCCCTCCCCTGAGGACTGTGAGCTGGAG ACCTATGACATGTTCCCAGACACCATCCACTCCCGGGGGCAGCATGGCCCTGCTGAGAGGACCCCCTCCGAGATCCAGT TTCACCAGGTGAAATTTGGCGCCCCACGCAGGAAGGAGACGGACCCCCTGAATGAGCCG TGGGAGGAAGAGTGGACGCTGCTGGGAAAGGAGGAGCTGAGTGG GAGCCTGCTGCAGTCAGTCCAGGAGGCCCTGGAGGAAAG AAGCCTGACCATTCGGCCAGCCTCGGAGCTCCAG GAGCTGGACTCCCCAGATAATGCCATGGGAACCATCAAGCGGGCTCCGTTCTTGGGGCTGCCCCCCACTGAGCCCACAGTTGAGGCCCCTCTGCCCAGCCCCCCAG GAACCCTGGCCCTAGTTCCTCCTGGCCCTGGCAGCCCGCCACTCCTGCCCACTGCCTGGGCCACCATGAAGCAGCAGGAAGATCCTGAG aGGTCATCCTGCCATGGTCTCCCCCCAACCCCCAAGGTGCAC ATGGGTGCCTGCTTCTCCAAGGTCTTCAATGGCTGCCCCTTGCGGATCCATGCTGCTGTCACCTGGATTCACCCCGTTACTCGAG ACCAGTTCCTGGTGGTGGGGGCGGAGGAAGGCATCTACACCCTCAACCTGCACGAACTGCACGAGGACACGCTGGAGAAG CTCATCTCGCACCGCTGCTCCTGGCTCTACTGTGTGAACAATGTGCTGCTGTCACTCTCAG GGAAATCCACGCACATCTGGGCGCATGACCTCCCGGGCCTGTTTGAACAGCGGAGACTCCAGCAGCAGGCCCCCCTCTCCATCCCCGCCAACCGCCTCACCCAGCGCATCATTCCCAG GCGCTTTGCCCTATCTACCAAGATTCCTGACACCAAAGGTTGCCTGCAGTGTCGTGTGG TGCGGAACCCCTACACGGgcgccaccttcctgctggccgcCTTACCCTCCAGCCTGCTCCTGCTGCAGTGGTATGAGCCCCTGCAGAAGTTCCTGCTGCTGAAG AACTTCTCCAGCCCCCTGCCCAGCCCCGCTGCAATGCTGGAGCCCTTGGTGCTGGAAGGGAAGGAGTTGCCGCAGGTGTGTGTGGGAGCCGAGGGGCCCGTGGGGCCTGGCTGCCGTGTCCTTTTCCACATCCTGCCCCTGGAGGCTGGCCTGACCCCTGACATCCTCATCCCACCTG AGGGGATCCCAGGCCCAGCCCAGCAGGTGATCCAGGTGGACAGGGATACAGTCCTGGTCAGCTTTGAAC GCTGTGTGAGGATCGTCAACCTGCAGGGCGAGCCCACGGCCACCCTGGCTCCTGAGCTGACTTTCGACTTTCCCATCGAGACTGTGG tGTGCCTGCAGGACAGCGTGCTGGCCTTCTGGAGCCATGGCATGCAAGGCCGCAGCCTGGACACCAACGAg GTGACCCAGGAGATCACAGATGAGACAAGGATCTTCCGAGTCCTGGGGGCCCACAG AGACATCATCCTGGAGAGCATTCCCACTGACAACCCAGGGGCACACAGCAACCTGTACATCCTCACCGGCCACCAGAGCAGCTACTGA
- the Map4k2 gene encoding mitogen-activated protein kinase kinase kinase kinase 2 isoform X2, whose protein sequence is MWWPTLAATSGMTACGSAWSSAEGGLCRRFTTGLHHLHSQGKIHRDIKGANLLLTLQGDVKLADFGVSGELTASVAKRKSFIGTPYWMAPEVAAVERKGGYNELCDVWALGITAIELGELQPPLFHLHPMRALMLMSKSSFQPPKLRDKTRWTQNFHHFLKLALTKNPKKRPTAEKLLQHPFTTQHLPRALLTQLLDKASDPHLGTPSPEDCELETYDMFPDTIHSRGQHGPAERTPSEIQFHQVKFGAPRRKETDPLNEPWEEEWTLLGKEELSGSLLQSVQEALEERSLTIRPASELQELDSPDNAMGTIKRAPFLGLPPTEPTVEAPLPSPPGTLALVPPGPGSPPLLPTAWATMKQQEDPERSSCHGLPPTPKVHMGACFSKVFNGCPLRIHAAVTWIHPVTRDQFLVVGAEEGIYTLNLHELHEDTLEKLISHRCSWLYCVNNVLLSLSGKSTHIWAHDLPGLFEQRRLQQQAPLSIPANRLTQRIIPRRFALSTKIPDTKGCLQCRVVRNPYTGATFLLAALPSSLLLLQWYEPLQKFLLLKNFSSPLPSPAAMLEPLVLEGKELPQVCVGAEGPVGPGCRVLFHILPLEAGLTPDILIPPEGIPGPAQQVIQVDRDTVLVSFERCVRIVNLQGEPTATLAPELTFDFPIETVVCLQDSVLAFWSHGMQGRSLDTNEVTQEITDETRIFRVLGAHRDIILESIPTDNPGAHSNLYILTGHQSSY, encoded by the exons ATGTGGTGGCCTACATTGGCAGCTACCTCAG GAATGACCGCTTGTGGATCTGCATGGAGTTCTGCGGAGGGGGGTCTCTGCAGGAGATTTACCACG GGACTCCACCACTTGCATTCTCAGGGGAagatccacagagacatcaag GGAGCCAACCTTCTCCTCACTCTCCAGGGAGATGTCAAGCTGG CTGACTTCGGGGTGTCGGGCGAGCTGACGGCATCTGTGGCCAAGAGGAAGTCTTTCATTGGGACTCCGTACTG GATGGCTCCAGAGGTGGCAGCGGTGGAGCGCAAGGGTGGCTACAATGAGCTGTGTGATGTCTGGGCCCTGGGCATCACTGCCATTGAGCTGGGCGAGCTGCAGCCGCCCCTCTTCCATCTGCACCCCATGAG GGCCTTAATGCTCATGTCAAAGAGCAGCTTTCAGCCACCCAAGCTGAGAGACAAGACACGCTG GACCCAGAATTTCCACCATTTCCTCAAGCTGGCCTTAACCAAGAACCCCAAGAAGAGGCCAACGGCTGAGAAGCTTCTGCAG CACCCATTCACAACCCAGCACCTCCCACGGGCCCTCCTCACACAGCTCTTGGACAAGGCCAGTGACCCCCACCTAGGAACCCCCTCCCCTGAGGACTGTGAGCTGGAG ACCTATGACATGTTCCCAGACACCATCCACTCCCGGGGGCAGCATGGCCCTGCTGAGAGGACCCCCTCCGAGATCCAGT TTCACCAGGTGAAATTTGGCGCCCCACGCAGGAAGGAGACGGACCCCCTGAATGAGCCG TGGGAGGAAGAGTGGACGCTGCTGGGAAAGGAGGAGCTGAGTGG GAGCCTGCTGCAGTCAGTCCAGGAGGCCCTGGAGGAAAG AAGCCTGACCATTCGGCCAGCCTCGGAGCTCCAG GAGCTGGACTCCCCAGATAATGCCATGGGAACCATCAAGCGGGCTCCGTTCTTGGGGCTGCCCCCCACTGAGCCCACAGTTGAGGCCCCTCTGCCCAGCCCCCCAG GAACCCTGGCCCTAGTTCCTCCTGGCCCTGGCAGCCCGCCACTCCTGCCCACTGCCTGGGCCACCATGAAGCAGCAGGAAGATCCTGAG aGGTCATCCTGCCATGGTCTCCCCCCAACCCCCAAGGTGCAC ATGGGTGCCTGCTTCTCCAAGGTCTTCAATGGCTGCCCCTTGCGGATCCATGCTGCTGTCACCTGGATTCACCCCGTTACTCGAG ACCAGTTCCTGGTGGTGGGGGCGGAGGAAGGCATCTACACCCTCAACCTGCACGAACTGCACGAGGACACGCTGGAGAAG CTCATCTCGCACCGCTGCTCCTGGCTCTACTGTGTGAACAATGTGCTGCTGTCACTCTCAG GGAAATCCACGCACATCTGGGCGCATGACCTCCCGGGCCTGTTTGAACAGCGGAGACTCCAGCAGCAGGCCCCCCTCTCCATCCCCGCCAACCGCCTCACCCAGCGCATCATTCCCAG GCGCTTTGCCCTATCTACCAAGATTCCTGACACCAAAGGTTGCCTGCAGTGTCGTGTGG TGCGGAACCCCTACACGGgcgccaccttcctgctggccgcCTTACCCTCCAGCCTGCTCCTGCTGCAGTGGTATGAGCCCCTGCAGAAGTTCCTGCTGCTGAAG AACTTCTCCAGCCCCCTGCCCAGCCCCGCTGCAATGCTGGAGCCCTTGGTGCTGGAAGGGAAGGAGTTGCCGCAGGTGTGTGTGGGAGCCGAGGGGCCCGTGGGGCCTGGCTGCCGTGTCCTTTTCCACATCCTGCCCCTGGAGGCTGGCCTGACCCCTGACATCCTCATCCCACCTG AGGGGATCCCAGGCCCAGCCCAGCAGGTGATCCAGGTGGACAGGGATACAGTCCTGGTCAGCTTTGAAC GCTGTGTGAGGATCGTCAACCTGCAGGGCGAGCCCACGGCCACCCTGGCTCCTGAGCTGACTTTCGACTTTCCCATCGAGACTGTGG tGTGCCTGCAGGACAGCGTGCTGGCCTTCTGGAGCCATGGCATGCAAGGCCGCAGCCTGGACACCAACGAg GTGACCCAGGAGATCACAGATGAGACAAGGATCTTCCGAGTCCTGGGGGCCCACAG AGACATCATCCTGGAGAGCATTCCCACTGACAACCCAGGGGCACACAGCAACCTGTACATCCTCACCGGCCACCAGAGCAGCTACTGA